A section of the Acropora muricata isolate sample 2 chromosome 4, ASM3666990v1, whole genome shotgun sequence genome encodes:
- the LOC136913693 gene encoding uncharacterized protein — protein MDSVIDDSHGIELYKQLDELWSKAGMHARKWLSNSSQVLEKIPIKDRASEVDINKDPLPTVKTLGITWLPEQDVFTFKANPPEENFQLTKRNFLKRIATLFDPVGFLAPFIIRAKVMMQEMWVAGLEWDELCPRELVHKSQEWFCELKDLPTIKVPRCLRFGPEQVVLSETLHTFVDASQDAYGAVVYLKVSYESGSVSSRLVAAKTRVAPLTATSIPRLELMAAILGLRLTESVSRVYSGGLAQAVFWSDSMNVLWWIRGRSRTFKPPVENRVGEIQSLTNPKQWRFVPTNENPADFTTRGMRVSDMVKEKKWWSGPDFLQKEESDWPVNQIDTYKVSEATEIKKAAQGSTHTQAEVTEIGQ, from the coding sequence ATGGACTCGGTGATAGACGATAGTCATGGTATTGAGTTGTACAAGCAGTTAGATGAGCTGTGGAGTAAGGCAGGGATGCATGCTCGTAAATGGTTATCCAATTCATCCCAGGTTCTAGAGAAGATACCAATCAAGGACAGAGCATCCGAGGTGGACATCAACAAGGATCCCCTACCAACAGTAAAGACACTGGGAATCACGTGGCTTCCAGAGCAAGACGTGTTTACATTTAAAGCAAATCCGCCCGAAGAAAACTTTCAGCTCACTAAACGGAATTTCCTGAAGAGAATCGCCACATTATTTGACCCAGTTGGTTTTTTGGCACCATTTATCATTCGAGCCAAAGTTATGATGCAGGAGATGTGGGTGGCAGGACTTGAATGGGACGAATTATGCCCAAGGGAGTTGGTTCACAAGTCTCAAGAATGGTTCTGCGAGCTAAAAGACTTACCAACGATTAAAGTTCCCAGATGTTTACGGTTTGGCCCAGAACAAGTTGTACTGTCAGAAACTTTACACACATTTGTAGACGCATCGCAAGATGCATATGGTGCTGTTGTCTATTTGAAGGTTAGCTACGAGAGTGGATCAGTGTCCAGTCGACTAGTTGCAGCCAAGACAAGAGTTGCACCACTTACAGCAACCAGTATACCTCGTTTAGAACTGATGGCAGCAATCCTGGGACTAAGATTGACCGAGTCAGTTTCCAGAGTTTACAGCGGTGGACTAGCCCAAGCAGTCTTTTGGTCCGATAGTATGAATGTATTGTGGTGGATAAGAGGAAGAAGTCGGACATTCAAACCCCCTGTAGAAAACCGAGTGGGAGAAATTCAAAGTCTGACGAATCCCAAGCAGTGGCGTTTCGTACCAACCAATGAGAACCCTGCTGACTTTACTACGAGGGGCATGAGGGTATCGGACATGGTCAAGGAAAAAAAGTGGTGGAGTGGTCCAGATTTCCTTCAAAAGGAAGAGTCAGACTGGCCTGTCAATCAAATTGACACCTACAAAGTCTCAGAAGCAACGGAGATTAAGAAAGCAGCTCAAGGCAGCACACACACACAGGCCGAAGTAACGGAGATTGGACAGTGA
- the LOC136913694 gene encoding uncharacterized protein — protein sequence MSVDGEHVEAVGDEEDRIETLKQQKAKDKTAFTKNKNKLLSILDEEVYPSRREVKAACQMLCEVQERTMSTMEELSQEYLRSKEKEKRKRLTDEMDRLEAEFSETYDKAQEYLDSRKGELSSLATDASENTRQRRIEERVEQKSLEKQALEEQVKREQDIARQREDLEQLRQQYRTRLFDEEEFQDLKELEIKSAETRKIPANNLAESRSTPSLGKDMWNQLKRVSIPIFNGDKRFYEGWKTAFMACVDKAPATPEYKLLQLRQYLSGEALKVVEPLGHSAAAYETAKERLERKFGGKRRQIALHLEELENFKPLRPGNARDLEKLADLLDVTVVNLREAGRHDELGSGSLYLSLCKKLTEAMLAHYHRWIHENGRWQSVETLREFIIQEAEFQTVASETIHGLRKRGHKKDSGVTFFGNTQKSSAPQRRIGFRPCKVCSGHHGVWRCDKFKAMSPPARWETAKSLKLCYRCLGGDHNGETCVRSRVCGINNCKNTHNRLLHRDSTPADRSEQGASLDRPEMEQGASGGSQIVAESETSNEMSLTPPQNLIEQATERSHSTVTSQNAQPRFVVLRTVPVFLKNGNRRIKVNALLDEASTKTYLNADVAAELGLQGHPQSVTVNVLNGQTETFETTPVEVDLESLDGNVKTTINAFTAERVTGNMKVIDWGKYTTKCTHLKGIQFPNPCIRPIVDLLIGIDYVELHYSFKDVRGQLGEPIARLTPLGWTCTGTVSGLRGAMCIRASAEVSQVLGWKISGGTSMEEKERS from the exons ATGTCAGTAGACGGCGAACACGTCGAAGCAGTGGGCGATGAAGAGGACCGCATCGAAACTCTAAAACAGCAAAAGGCGAAAGATAAAACGGCGTTCACCAAGAATAAGAACAAGTTGTTGAGCATTCTAGATGAAGAAGTTTACCCGAGTCGACGGGAAGTCAAAGCGGCTTGCCAAATGCTTTGTGAAGTGCAAGAACGCACTATGTCAACAATGGAAGAATTATCTCAGGAATATTTACGctcaaaagagaaagagaaacgaAAAAGGCTCACCGATGAAATGGACAGATTAGAGGCGGAATTTTCGGAGACTTATGACAAGGCTCAAGAATATTTGGACAGTCGGAAGGGTGAATTATCGAGTTTGGCAACAGACGCGTCAGAAAATACTCGCCAACGTCGAATCGAAGAAAGAGTTGAACAAAAAAGTTTGGAAAAGCAAGCTCTGGAGGAGCAAGTTAAGCGAGAACAAGATATCGCCCGTCAAAGAGAAGATTTAGAACAATTACGTCAACAGTATCGAACTCGTTTATTTGATGAAGAGGAATTTCAAGATTTAAAAGAATTGGAGATCAAAAGTGcggaaacaagaaaaattcCCGCAAACAATTTGGCAGAAAGTCGGTCAACGCCATCACTTGGCAAGGATATGTGGAATCAACTCAAGCGTGTTTCAATTCCCATATTCAATGGAGATAAAAGATTTTATGAGGGTTGGAAAACGGCTTTCATGGCATGTGTGGACAAGGCGCCCGCTACACCTGAATACAAATTGCTTCAACTACGTCAATACTTATCTGGCGAAGCATTAAAAGTCGTGGAACCTTTGGGACACTCTGCGGCGGCTTACGAGACGGCAAAGGAAAGATTGGAACGCAAGTTTGGCGGCAAACGGCGTCAGATTGCCTTACATCTAGAAGAACTGGAGAACTTTAAGCCACTTCGCCCTGGAAATGCAAGGGACCTGGAGAAACTTGCAGATTTGCTAGACGTTACTGTAGTAAACCTGAGGGAGGCCGGTCGGCATGATGAATTAGGAAGCGGATCACTGTACCTCAGTTTGTGTAAGAAATTGACAGAGGCAATGCTAGCGCATTATCATCGGTGGATTCATGAAAATGGTCGTTGGCAGTCAGTAGAAACTTTGAGAGAGTTTATTATCCAGGAAGCAGAATTCCAGACTGTAGCATCCGAAACAATTCATGGTTTGAGAAAAAGAGGACATAAGAAAGACAGTGGAGTGACCTTCTTCGGTAACACGCAGAAATCTTCAGCACCTCAGAGAAGAATTGGATTTCGACCGTGTAAAGTTTGCAGTGGTCATCATGGAGTTTGGCGCTGCGACAAGTTCAAGGCTATGAGCCCTCCAGCGAGATGGGAAACCGCCAAGAGCCTTAAACTGTGTTATCGTTGCTTAGGAGGAGATCATAATGGAGAAACGTGCGTTAGATCGAGAGTTTGCGGCATAAACAATTGTAAGAACACTCACAACCGATTGTTGCATAGAGACTCTACGCCGGCAGATCGAAGTGAGCAGGGGGCCTCTCTTGATCGTCCTGAAATGGAACAAGGAGCATCAGGTGGTTCCCAGATTGTTGCAGAAAGCGAAACAAGTAATGAAATGTCTCTTACTCCTCCTCAAAATCTAATTGAGCAAGCAACAGAAAGATCTCACAGTacagtgacgtcacaaaatgCACAACCAAGATTTGTGGTGCTACGCACAGTACCAGTGTTTCTGAAGAACGGGAATCGGAGAATTAAAGTGAATGCGTTGTTGGATGAAGCTTCAACAAAAACGTATTTAAATGCTGATGTAGCTGCTGAGCTTGGACTTCAAGGACATCCTCAAAGCGTAACTGTGAATGTTTTAAATGGACAGACCGAAACCTTCGAGACTACACCAGTTGAGGTCGACTTGGAAAGTTTGGATGGAAATGTGAAGACTACCATAAATGCATTCACAGCAGAACGAGTCACAGGAAACATGAAAGTTATTGACTGGGGAAAGTATACGACAAAGTGCACCCATTTAAAAGGGATACAGTTTCCAAATCCTTGCATCCGACCAATAGTGGACTTATTAATTGGAATCGATTATGTTGAATTACACTACTCGTTCAAGGATGTTCGAGGTCAACTCGGAGAACCAATAGCAAGACTTACGCCATTAGGATGGACATGTACGGGAACAGTCAGTGGGCTCAGAGGAG CAATGTGCATTAGAGCAAGTGCAGAAGTCTCTCAAGTACTTGGATGGAAGATATCAGGTGGCACTTCCATGGAAGAAAAAGAACGTTCCTGA
- the LOC136913696 gene encoding uncharacterized protein yields the protein MLYNQRFQHNNLSKRERAALDTLSNNKEIVIKPADTGRATVILNTIDYVEEAKRQLDNEIYYKKIESDLTSEHEQLINQCIDTYKNNEELEKEIAKLLKPMKSRTPIFYMLPKIHKVNNPGTPVVPSINSHTEKLSAYVDEFLRPLSEKLQSYIRDTSDFITQLRVLGQRPARCY from the coding sequence ATGTTGTACAATCAACGGTTTCAGCATAATAATCTATCCAAACGTGAGAGAGCAGCTTTGGATACGTTAAGCAACAATAAGGAGATAGTTATAAAACCTGCAGACACGGGTAGAGCCACGGTGATTCTGAATACCATTGACTATGTAGAGGAGGCTAAACGCCAACTTGACAATGAAATATACTACAAAAAGATAGAAAGTGATTTAACTTCAGAACACGAACAGCTCATAAACCAATGCATTGATACATATAAAAACAATGAGGAATTGGAAAAAGAAATAGCAAAACTTCTTAAACCAATGAAATCGAGAACCCCAATATTCTACATGCTCCCTAAGATACATAAAGTCAACAATCCTGGGACACCAGTAGTACCCTCCATAAACAGTCACACCGAGAAGCTATCAGCTTATGTGGATGAATTTTTAAGACCTTTATCAGAAAAACTACAGTCTTACATACGAGATACCTCAGACTTTATCACACAACTGCGGGTCTTGGGCCAGCGACCTGCAAGGTGTTACTAA
- the LOC136913695 gene encoding uncharacterized protein, translating into MKNVEREILMSLQRKFFPKELKQLSKCDQSDHTKSVNKSSSISCLDPMLKNGLLLVGGRLRHTRIQTEARNPIILPKKSHFVDLIVRNCHEIFGHVGREHVLSLLREKVWPVKGPATVRRVLNACFSCRKRNQLPMTQKMADLPHERVASQEPLFTYIGVDCFGPFHVKRGRCLEKRYGVPFTCLTIRAVYVEIAHSLDTSSFINALRRFIARRGVPQEIISDNGINFMSADKELRQANGKWNQEMIKEFLQQKEILWVFNPPTASHMGGVKRGRCLEKRYGVPFTCLTIRAVYVEIAHKLKSTLEVQILAYLTS; encoded by the coding sequence ATGAAGAATGTGGAAAGAGAAATTTTGATGTCTTTACAGAGAAAATTCTTCCCCAAAGAGTTGAAACAGCTGTCAAAATGTGATCAATCTGATCACACCAAGTCGGTGAATAAATCCAGTTCAATCAGTTGTCTCGATCCCATGTTGAAAAATGGTTTGTTGCTTGTTGGAGGACGACTAAGACATACCAGAATTCAAACGGAAGCAAGGAACCCCATTATCCTGCCAAAGAAAAGCCACTTTGTTGATTTAATTGTCAGAAACTGTCATGAAATATTTGGCCACGTTGGACGAGAACATGTTTTGAGCTTGTTGCGTGAAAAGGTCTGGCCGGTTAAAGGACCAGCTACTGTGCGCAGAGTTTTGAATGCATGTTTTAGTTGCAGGAAGCGAAACCAGTTACCAATGACACAGAAAATGGCGGACCTACCCCACGAGAGAGTTGCCTCTCAAGAGCCACTATTTACGTACATTGGCGTGGACTGTTTTGGGCCGTTTCACGTTAAGCGCGGTCGCTGTTTGGAGAAACGTTACGGAGTGCCTTTCACCTGCTTAACAATTAGAGCTGTTTATGTTGAAATTGCCCACAGCTTAGACACCAGTTCCTTTATAAACGCTCTTCGTAGATTTATAGCTAGAAGAGGTGTACCTCAGGAAATCATATCTGACAATGGAATTAATTTTATGAGTGCAGACAAAGAACTCAGGCAAGCGAATGGAAAATGGAATCAGGAGATGATTAAAGAGTTCCTGCAGCAAAAAGAGATCCTCTGGGTCTTTAATCCTCCAACGGCTTCGCATATGGGAGGTGTTAAGCGCGGTCGCTGTTTGGAGAAACGTTACGGAGTGCCTTTCACCTGCTTAACAATTAGAGCTGTTTATGTTGAAATTGCCCACAAgttgaagtcaactttggaagtgcaaattctagcatatctcaccagttga